One window of the Bacillota bacterium genome contains the following:
- a CDS encoding MFS transporter translates to MPTDAPGRSPSRLTDRGCAVIVPRQAHQTARWKRRCRTVRRRVLGILFATLFIVMVGFAMLFPVEPYYVRTFGATSRTMGWLIASFSLAQFVFSPMWGRLSDRMGRKPVLMMGLAGYAVSMALFGLARSIPALFVTRTLAGVLSSATLPTALAIIADTTTEEDRTRGMGVVGAAFGLGVIFGPFVGGVLGEINIRLPFAAAAALSLVTLALVGWMLPESLRRDGGETTQAARGSRWAAIRGEAAILYLVGFLVTFSLAGLETAFPFLANDRFGLTQRSVGYIYAVMGLVGAAVQGGLVGRMKRAVGEYGMILGGLLTSGAGMAGLAVAPSPAIATAAISLFAAGHGFIRPALTSLVSQRARVGHGLAIGALSSMDSLGRILGPVAGGTLYVTRELLPFAAGSAINALAFLGLLVLPLARPVALLAGSRGGQTPTESK, encoded by the coding sequence ATGCCCACCGATGCACCAGGACGGTCACCGTCGCGATTGACTGACCGGGGCTGCGCGGTTATAGTGCCACGGCAAGCGCATCAGACCGCCCGATGGAAACGGAGGTGCCGAACCGTGCGCAGACGCGTTCTGGGAATCCTCTTTGCCACACTCTTCATCGTGATGGTCGGCTTCGCCATGCTGTTCCCCGTCGAACCGTACTACGTCCGCACGTTCGGCGCGACCAGCCGCACCATGGGGTGGCTGATAGCAAGCTTCTCCCTTGCGCAGTTCGTGTTCAGCCCCATGTGGGGCCGGTTGTCGGACCGGATGGGACGCAAGCCGGTTCTCATGATGGGGCTGGCCGGCTACGCTGTTTCCATGGCCCTGTTCGGGCTGGCGCGGTCGATTCCGGCGCTGTTCGTGACGCGCACGCTGGCCGGCGTGCTCTCCTCGGCCACCCTGCCGACCGCCCTGGCGATCATCGCCGACACCACCACCGAGGAAGACCGGACCCGGGGAATGGGCGTCGTGGGCGCCGCGTTCGGGCTGGGCGTCATCTTCGGCCCCTTCGTCGGAGGGGTGCTCGGCGAGATCAACATCCGGCTGCCGTTCGCGGCGGCCGCCGCGTTGTCCCTCGTTACCCTGGCGCTTGTGGGCTGGATGCTGCCCGAGTCCCTGCGGCGGGACGGGGGAGAGACAACGCAGGCAGCCAGGGGCTCCCGGTGGGCCGCCATTCGCGGTGAGGCAGCGATACTGTATCTGGTGGGCTTCCTGGTCACGTTTTCGCTGGCAGGGCTGGAGACGGCATTCCCTTTCCTGGCCAACGACCGTTTCGGGTTGACCCAGCGCTCGGTGGGGTATATCTACGCCGTTATGGGCCTGGTCGGGGCCGCCGTACAGGGTGGGCTGGTAGGCCGGATGAAGCGGGCCGTCGGGGAGTACGGGATGATCCTCGGCGGATTGCTGACCAGCGGGGCGGGGATGGCGGGCCTCGCCGTTGCGCCGTCTCCGGCGATCGCGACGGCGGCCATCAGCCTGTTTGCCGCGGGCCACGGCTTCATCCGGCCCGCCCTGACATCGCTCGTGTCACAGCGGGCGCGGGTCGGGCATGGGCTGGCCATCGGGGCGCTGAGTTCGATGGATTCGTTGGGACGCATACTCGGGCCGGTCGCGGGCGGCACTCTGTATGTTACCAGGGAACTGCTGCCGTTTGCAGCCGGCTCCGCCATCAACGCGCTGGCTTTTCTGGGCCTGCTCGTGCTCCCTTTGGCCCGGCCAGTGGCGCTCTTAGCGGGTTCACGGGGCGGCCAAACCCCAACGGAGTCGAAGTGA
- a CDS encoding chloride channel protein, whose protein sequence is MNVFGPRGEPIVLLVLAIAVGVIGGLGAIVFRWMIRFFTALFSSPAGSPWLGAPGAGGSSDVARIALALAAPAVGLVIVGAIARYLAPEVKGHGVPQILEALALRGGRIRPRVAGFGILSPAITIGSGGSVGQEGPIALIGASFGSVVGQLLRLPDRYIAVLLACGSAAGIAATFNAPIAGAFFGLEVVLGSYAMGAVVPVLVAAVTGSATFSAIMGNELVLPAPSYVMARPVLLLPVLVLGVLTGLVGVTYTRGLERVETLSERWRAPFWLKAAAGGLVLGAIGLFFPQALRVGYDVMSQAVRGELSLATMAELLVAKYAATLVTIGSGGSGGVFAPSLYLGTMVGGLFGAVLDRWAPGLFIQGSPYAVVGMGAIFAGSAQAPLTAITIILEMTGDWGLTLGVMGACAISYFVHGSLSRDSMYTVRLSKRGIIIVRGSEVRPTERVTVAAAMAPIRGTIRRDESVGKAYRRLIQEDHEPLLVVDDDGRLVGVVSLSDLRALPGVSSSETPVGAVARTSVITVYPDDTLERAMRRFAVYGLAMLPVVSPEDPRRLVGRLRRSDVLRAYHVYTLHASEVAVRIDFLRDAHRDQGAFREVLLPEGSPVVGRRLAEVRLPAECVVVTVRRGREVLVPHGDTELCAGDRILIFAVPAEQADAISTWLSGAVDVRVRRTPSFISSPS, encoded by the coding sequence ATGAACGTCTTCGGTCCCCGAGGCGAACCGATCGTCCTCCTCGTTCTGGCTATAGCCGTCGGCGTCATCGGTGGCCTTGGCGCCATTGTGTTCCGCTGGATGATTCGCTTCTTCACGGCGCTGTTCAGCAGCCCGGCCGGCTCGCCCTGGCTGGGAGCGCCAGGCGCAGGTGGGTCATCCGACGTCGCCCGCATCGCCCTGGCGCTGGCCGCCCCCGCCGTGGGCCTGGTGATCGTGGGGGCCATCGCTCGCTACCTGGCCCCCGAAGTAAAGGGGCACGGCGTCCCTCAGATCCTTGAGGCTCTGGCACTGCGGGGTGGCCGCATTCGCCCGCGGGTCGCGGGGTTTGGGATCCTCTCACCGGCCATCACCATCGGTAGCGGCGGGTCAGTGGGGCAGGAGGGGCCGATCGCCCTCATCGGCGCTTCGTTTGGTTCCGTGGTCGGGCAACTCTTGCGCCTGCCTGACCGGTACATTGCGGTCTTGCTGGCGTGCGGGTCGGCGGCCGGCATTGCCGCCACTTTCAACGCGCCGATTGCCGGGGCGTTCTTCGGCCTCGAGGTCGTCCTGGGCAGCTACGCCATGGGTGCGGTGGTGCCGGTGCTCGTGGCGGCCGTCACCGGCTCCGCCACCTTTTCCGCGATCATGGGCAACGAGCTCGTACTGCCCGCCCCTTCCTACGTGATGGCGCGACCGGTTCTGCTGCTCCCGGTGCTGGTCCTCGGGGTGCTGACCGGCTTGGTCGGTGTCACCTATACGCGGGGTCTCGAGCGGGTGGAGACGCTCTCAGAGCGCTGGCGAGCGCCGTTCTGGCTGAAGGCAGCAGCGGGCGGCCTGGTGCTCGGAGCCATCGGGCTGTTCTTCCCCCAGGCCCTCCGGGTGGGGTACGACGTCATGAGCCAGGCCGTGCGCGGCGAGTTATCCCTCGCCACCATGGCGGAACTGCTGGTGGCCAAGTACGCGGCAACTCTGGTGACGATCGGTTCGGGCGGCTCCGGCGGGGTCTTCGCACCCTCCCTCTATCTGGGCACGATGGTGGGCGGGTTGTTCGGCGCTGTCCTGGATCGGTGGGCGCCCGGGCTCTTCATCCAGGGCAGCCCGTACGCGGTCGTGGGGATGGGCGCCATCTTCGCCGGGTCGGCGCAGGCGCCGCTAACGGCGATTACCATCATCCTGGAGATGACCGGGGACTGGGGCCTGACGCTGGGCGTGATGGGCGCGTGCGCCATCAGCTACTTCGTGCACGGATCGCTGAGCCGGGATTCGATGTACACGGTGCGCCTGAGCAAGCGCGGAATCATCATCGTCCGGGGAAGCGAGGTCCGACCCACGGAGAGGGTCACCGTAGCGGCTGCCATGGCGCCAATCAGAGGTACCATTCGCCGGGATGAATCCGTTGGTAAAGCTTACCGGCGGCTCATCCAGGAAGACCACGAGCCTCTGCTGGTCGTCGACGACGACGGGCGCCTCGTCGGAGTCGTTTCGCTGTCCGATCTGCGAGCGCTGCCAGGTGTTTCTTCCAGTGAAACGCCCGTGGGCGCCGTGGCTCGCACGAGCGTCATCACAGTCTACCCGGACGATACGCTGGAGCGGGCCATGCGACGGTTTGCGGTCTACGGTTTGGCGATGCTGCCGGTCGTCTCGCCCGAGGACCCCCGGCGGCTGGTGGGGCGGTTGCGGCGTTCGGACGTGCTTCGCGCTTACCACGTCTACACCCTGCACGCGTCCGAGGTGGCGGTGCGCATCGACTTCCTGCGAGACGCCCACCGCGACCAGGGGGCTTTCAGGGAGGTCCTGCTGCCCGAAGGATCGCCCGTTGTGGGGCGGCGTCTGGCTGAGGTGCGGCTCCCGGCGGAGTGTGTGGTTGTGACTGTCCGGCGGGGCCGAGAAGTGCTCGTCCCGCACGGGGATACCGAGCTTTGCGCCGGTGACCGCATCCTGATCTTTGCCGTCCCGGCCGAACAGGCCGACGCCATCTCCACCTGGCTGAGCGGTGCGGTAGATGTCAGGGTCAGGCGGACGCCGTCGTTCATATCGTCGCCGTCTTGA
- a CDS encoding cyclase family protein produces the protein MGRIFDVSMPVFPGMAVHANREEKRPVFAVSRDFDPKGAGVRESRVCLDTHTGTHIDAPLHVFPHGAGVHRIALDALVGPCRVLDLTAIAGAIRPGDLAPHGLAAGEFVLLKTRNSLEEGFSASFVYVSADAAVFLADCGVRGVGIDALGIERGQPGHPTHRTLLGRGVVVLEGLRLARVPPGRYRLVALPLPLVGLDAAPARVVLLDD, from the coding sequence ATGGGCCGCATCTTCGACGTGTCGATGCCTGTTTTCCCGGGGATGGCGGTCCACGCAAACCGGGAGGAGAAGCGCCCGGTTTTCGCCGTGAGCCGCGACTTCGACCCGAAGGGCGCCGGAGTACGGGAGAGCCGCGTCTGCCTGGACACGCACACGGGCACTCACATCGACGCTCCACTGCACGTTTTTCCCCATGGTGCCGGCGTGCACCGCATCGCACTGGATGCCCTGGTCGGGCCGTGTCGCGTGCTGGACCTCACCGCCATCGCCGGCGCGATCCGGCCGGGAGACCTCGCCCCGCACGGGCTGGCGGCCGGAGAGTTCGTGCTGCTCAAGACCCGAAACTCGCTGGAAGAAGGGTTCAGCGCGAGCTTCGTCTACGTGTCGGCCGATGCGGCGGTGTTTTTAGCCGATTGCGGCGTACGCGGCGTTGGCATCGACGCCCTCGGGATCGAACGGGGGCAACCGGGCCATCCCACGCACAGGACCTTGCTGGGCCGGGGAGTCGTCGTGCTGGAAGGGCTGCGGCTCGCCAGGGTCCCACCAGGGCGCTACCGGCTCGTGGCCCTTCCGCTACCTCTCGTGGGCCTGGACGCAGCCCCGGCACGGGTCGTGCTCCTGGACGACTAG
- a CDS encoding DMT family transporter: MTLLAIALVLGAAFVHATWNFLAKRTGSGTVFVWLFAALSAALYAPVAATVLMLKQPHIGRVELTFMAGSGVLHLTYFVMLQRGYRFGDLSLVYPLARSTGPMLATAAAIAFFGERPTALALLGAALIVLGAFAISWNGGNVTARVRTGLAYGVLVGALIASYTLLDKYAVSSLAISPVLLDWSANLGRATLLTPYALTRWDRVQVEWRTHRSEALAIAALTPLSYILVLTAMSFTPVSYIAPAREISILIGTFLGTRWLGEGHSRQRLLAGGVMMLGLVALALG; this comes from the coding sequence TTGACTCTTCTAGCCATCGCACTCGTTCTCGGTGCGGCCTTCGTCCACGCCACGTGGAACTTCCTGGCCAAGCGGACAGGGAGCGGTACGGTGTTCGTGTGGCTTTTCGCAGCCCTGTCCGCGGCGCTCTACGCCCCCGTCGCGGCGACTGTCCTGATGTTGAAGCAGCCACATATCGGCCGGGTGGAGCTCACCTTCATGGCGGGCAGCGGGGTGCTGCACCTGACCTACTTCGTCATGCTGCAGCGGGGCTACCGGTTCGGCGATCTTTCCCTCGTGTATCCCCTCGCACGGAGCACCGGCCCGATGCTTGCCACGGCGGCCGCCATCGCCTTTTTCGGGGAACGCCCCACGGCGCTTGCGCTGCTGGGCGCTGCGCTGATTGTACTCGGAGCGTTCGCCATATCCTGGAATGGCGGCAATGTCACGGCGCGCGTTCGAACGGGCCTGGCATACGGCGTCCTGGTGGGCGCGCTGATCGCGTCTTACACGCTGTTGGACAAGTATGCCGTCAGCTCCCTGGCAATCTCGCCGGTATTGCTGGACTGGTCCGCCAACCTGGGCAGGGCGACCCTGCTCACCCCTTACGCCTTGACCCGCTGGGATCGCGTGCAGGTCGAGTGGCGCACCCACCGGTCCGAGGCACTCGCCATCGCCGCCCTAACCCCGCTTTCGTACATCCTCGTGCTCACCGCCATGTCCTTCACGCCCGTGAGCTACATCGCGCCAGCCCGGGAGATCAGCATCCTCATCGGCACCTTCCTTGGGACCCGGTGGCTCGGCGAGGGGCACAGCCGGCAGCGCCTCCTGGCCGGTGGGGTCATGATGCTGGGTCTGGTGGCGCTGGCGCTCGGCTGA
- the gnd gene encoding phosphogluconate dehydrogenase (NAD(+)-dependent, decarboxylating) — protein sequence MELGLIGLGRMGFNLARNLKDHGHRVVAYNRSPDKVRQAESEGMEGAYTLEHLASRLESPRHVWLMLPAGRPVDDTIDTLLPLLQPGDVILDGGNSHWQDTLRRAERLRAHGLHLVDVGTSGGIEGARHGACTMVGADDALFARLEPVFRDISVPGGCLHAGPVGSGHFAKMVHNGIEYGMLQAIGEGFEVLSKAPFPFDLRAVAAVWSHGSVIRGWLMELTERALARDPRLASVAGVVHHSGEGRWTAEAALALGVPAPVIATSVFMRYRSEQAQSFAARLVAALRREFGGHPVEPGVAGS from the coding sequence GTGGAACTCGGCCTGATCGGCCTGGGCCGGATGGGCTTCAACCTGGCGCGGAACCTCAAGGACCACGGCCACCGGGTGGTGGCGTACAACCGATCCCCGGACAAGGTGCGGCAGGCCGAATCCGAGGGAATGGAGGGAGCGTACACCCTCGAGCACCTCGCCTCCCGGCTCGAGTCGCCGCGCCACGTCTGGCTGATGCTGCCGGCCGGCAGACCCGTCGACGACACCATCGACACCCTGCTGCCTCTCTTGCAGCCCGGTGACGTGATCCTCGACGGCGGCAACTCCCACTGGCAGGACACGCTGCGCCGGGCCGAACGGCTCCGGGCGCACGGCCTGCACCTGGTCGACGTCGGCACCAGCGGCGGCATCGAGGGGGCCCGCCACGGCGCCTGCACGATGGTGGGCGCGGACGACGCGCTCTTCGCCCGCCTCGAACCCGTCTTCCGCGACATCAGTGTGCCCGGCGGCTGCCTCCACGCCGGCCCGGTCGGCAGCGGGCACTTCGCCAAGATGGTTCACAACGGGATCGAGTACGGCATGCTCCAGGCAATCGGCGAGGGGTTCGAGGTCCTCTCAAAGGCCCCGTTCCCCTTCGATCTGCGAGCGGTGGCGGCGGTCTGGTCCCATGGCTCGGTCATCCGGGGCTGGCTGATGGAGCTTACCGAGCGTGCCCTGGCGCGGGACCCCCGCCTTGCAAGCGTCGCCGGGGTCGTGCATCACTCCGGCGAGGGCCGGTGGACCGCCGAGGCAGCCCTGGCCCTCGGGGTGCCGGCCCCGGTCATCGCCACGTCCGTGTTCATGCGCTATCGGTCCGAACAGGCGCAAAGCTTTGCCGCGAGGCTGGTCGCCGCCCTGCGCCGCGAGTTCGGCGGCCACCCGGTCGAACCCGGGGTGGCCGGGTCGTGA
- the zwf gene encoding glucose-6-phosphate dehydrogenase: MTDDHAVVLVLFGATGHLARAKLYPALFRLLQQELLPERFSLVGVGRRDLGDEGLRNLVRQSVLDRRGEAFDEATWARFATGLNYARMDVRSAEGYAALAARFSTQDGHAAAPVGHLYYLAVAPELFEPIVHRLRAAGLVPGKGPGWSRVMLEKPFGWDLASARRLNDRLLEVFREEQIYRIDHYLGKEMVQNITVIRFANTLFEPLWNRHHVANVQITVSETAGVGERGGYYDRAGALRDMVQNHLLQMLALTAMEPPARYQTEAIRDEKVRVLRALRPLDGEAVRRQAVRGQYGPGRVAGLFVPGYREEPGVRPDSETETFVALKVYVDNERWTGVPFYLRTGKRLPVKATEVSVQFRPVPAVFNLFENGPPVPNRLVIRIDPLEGLYLRINAKEPGSSTGRMVPVALDFCQNCGTGLGTPEAYERLLLDAIRGDGTHFTRWDEVELAWQFVDPIAEAWADSPAAFPNYAAGTWGPQEAWRVPQQDGFGWWPPQVEARDVEATNAPVPVRSGTAAET; encoded by the coding sequence GTGACGGACGACCACGCTGTGGTGCTCGTTCTCTTCGGAGCCACCGGGCACCTCGCCCGAGCAAAGCTCTATCCTGCGCTCTTCCGGCTCCTCCAGCAGGAGCTTTTGCCGGAGCGATTCTCACTCGTCGGTGTCGGGCGCCGCGACCTTGGCGACGAGGGACTCAGGAACTTGGTTCGGCAGAGCGTGCTCGACCGAAGGGGTGAGGCGTTCGACGAGGCAACCTGGGCGCGCTTTGCGACAGGCTTGAACTACGCGCGGATGGACGTTCGTTCGGCCGAGGGCTACGCGGCGCTGGCTGCCCGGTTCAGCACGCAGGACGGCCACGCCGCGGCTCCGGTGGGACACCTTTACTATCTGGCGGTGGCGCCCGAACTCTTCGAGCCCATCGTTCATCGCTTGCGCGCCGCCGGGCTGGTGCCTGGCAAAGGGCCGGGGTGGTCGCGGGTCATGCTGGAAAAGCCGTTCGGGTGGGACCTCGCCTCGGCTCGCCGCCTCAACGACCGGCTGCTCGAGGTGTTCAGAGAGGAGCAAATCTACCGCATCGACCACTACCTGGGCAAGGAAATGGTGCAGAACATCACCGTGATCCGGTTCGCCAACACGCTCTTCGAGCCGCTGTGGAACCGCCACCACGTCGCGAACGTTCAAATCACGGTGAGCGAGACCGCGGGCGTGGGAGAGCGAGGCGGCTACTACGACCGGGCGGGGGCTCTGCGGGACATGGTCCAGAATCACCTGCTGCAGATGCTGGCCCTCACGGCCATGGAGCCGCCCGCCCGATACCAGACCGAGGCCATCCGGGACGAGAAGGTGCGGGTGCTGCGGGCGCTCCGGCCGCTGGACGGGGAGGCCGTCCGTCGCCAGGCGGTGCGAGGTCAATACGGGCCGGGCCGGGTGGCGGGCCTTTTCGTCCCGGGTTACCGGGAGGAGCCGGGGGTGCGGCCGGACTCCGAAACCGAAACGTTCGTGGCGCTGAAGGTGTACGTGGACAACGAGCGGTGGACGGGCGTCCCCTTCTACCTGCGCACCGGGAAGCGCCTTCCGGTGAAGGCGACGGAGGTGAGCGTTCAGTTTCGCCCGGTCCCTGCCGTTTTCAACCTCTTCGAAAACGGGCCGCCAGTTCCCAACCGGCTCGTCATCCGTATCGATCCCCTGGAGGGGCTCTACCTCCGGATAAACGCGAAAGAGCCCGGCAGCAGCACGGGCCGGATGGTCCCCGTGGCCCTCGACTTCTGCCAGAACTGCGGCACCGGCCTGGGGACGCCCGAGGCGTACGAACGCCTGCTCCTGGACGCCATCCGGGGGGACGGCACGCACTTCACGCGATGGGACGAGGTCGAATTGGCGTGGCAGTTCGTCGATCCCATCGCCGAGGCGTGGGCGGACAGCCCCGCCGCGTTCCCCAACTACGCTGCCGGGACGTGGGGCCCTCAAGAGGCCTGGCGCGTGCCCCAACAGGACGGGTTCGGCTGGTGGCCGCCCCAGGTGGAAGCGCGTGATGTCGAAGCCACGAATGCGCCCGTTCCCGTGCGAAGCGGCACCGCGGCGGAGACGTGA